One region of Alcanivorax sediminis genomic DNA includes:
- a CDS encoding MATE family efflux transporter — protein sequence MALGVMALLGFYLVDSVFVARLGTLPLAAQSFTFPLAFLVIGVQVGVGIAIAALISRAIGAEQHDDANRLGALVLAGGGALLALLVILLWLIQGPVFALLGASEEVQAMIRPYWALQLPAMWIGGVVYFGYSLFRAHGDTRFPGMMMVLTSLLNLVLDPLLIFGVGDWQGMGLEGAALATLLSFCIGGLLLIWALRGRGWVQRRGMLEQVRKSALPFLHIAGPAMVSQLMPPLAAMLATALVARSGEQAVAAWGMASRLESFSIVLVLGMTMALPPWLGRCYGRRDWDTVQQLMKVGAIMVIGWQTLLGLVLAVLAVPLANVLVDTASVQGYLAVLIRCMPPSFGLLGVCMLVVSASNALGWPMRAMLLSFLRLFLCYLPLLWLGFELGGFGGLALGAGFGNLMAGVMAWMGYQQALATVDVPLKPQNP from the coding sequence ATGGCGCTGGGGGTGATGGCGTTGCTGGGGTTTTACCTGGTCGACAGTGTGTTCGTGGCACGGTTGGGGACGCTGCCGCTGGCGGCCCAGTCGTTCACCTTTCCACTGGCTTTTCTGGTGATCGGTGTGCAGGTAGGGGTGGGCATTGCCATCGCGGCACTGATCTCCCGGGCCATTGGTGCGGAGCAGCATGATGATGCCAATCGCCTTGGTGCCCTGGTGCTGGCGGGGGGCGGTGCGCTTCTGGCGCTGCTGGTGATATTGCTGTGGCTGATTCAGGGGCCGGTGTTTGCCTTGCTGGGTGCCTCAGAGGAAGTCCAGGCGATGATCCGCCCTTACTGGGCACTTCAATTGCCGGCCATGTGGATTGGCGGGGTGGTGTATTTCGGCTACAGCCTGTTTCGTGCCCATGGTGACACCCGCTTTCCGGGCATGATGATGGTGCTCACCAGTCTGCTCAATCTGGTGCTGGACCCGCTTTTGATCTTCGGCGTGGGCGACTGGCAGGGTATGGGGCTGGAGGGGGCGGCGCTGGCTACCTTGCTGTCCTTCTGTATTGGCGGGTTGCTGCTGATCTGGGCCCTGCGGGGGCGTGGCTGGGTGCAACGCCGGGGCATGTTAGAGCAGGTCAGGAAGTCCGCGTTGCCCTTTCTGCATATTGCCGGCCCCGCCATGGTCAGCCAGCTGATGCCGCCGCTGGCGGCCATGCTGGCGACTGCACTGGTGGCCCGAAGTGGTGAGCAGGCGGTGGCCGCCTGGGGTATGGCCAGCCGGTTGGAGAGTTTCAGTATCGTGCTGGTGCTGGGAATGACCATGGCGTTGCCGCCCTGGCTGGGGCGATGCTACGGGCGCCGGGACTGGGACACTGTGCAGCAGTTGATGAAGGTAGGCGCCATCATGGTGATTGGCTGGCAAACCCTGCTGGGGCTGGTACTGGCGGTGCTGGCGGTGCCACTGGCCAACGTGCTGGTGGATACGGCATCGGTGCAGGGGTATCTGGCCGTGCTGATCCGTTGCATGCCGCCCAGCTTTGGTCTGCTCGGTGTCTGCATGCTGGTGGTGTCGGCCAGCAATGCCCTCGGCTGGCCCATGCGTGCCATGCTGCTTTCTTTCTTGCGATTGTTTCTCTGCTATCTGCCGTTGTTATGGCTTGGCTTTGAGCTGGGTGGTTTTGGAGGGCTGGCGCTGGGAGCTGGATTCGGCAATCTGATGGCAGGGGTGATGGCGTGGATGGGATATCAGCAGGCGCTTGCGACAGTGGACGTCCCCCTAAAGCCCCAAAATCCGTAA
- a CDS encoding patatin-like phospholipase family protein, which produces MVAIHTSSPALAIRAGREAIAHLREHGLQPEHVDIIPGAAGGPKALGIIGLDRAVFGDFLPRAPRPRTLIGASIGSWRFAAITMSEDPVAGLRRLAEIYTRQRFDGSDSPAQVSRQCELMLAELIGDRDARILEHPHYRLAIVVIRSRGLMAREDSLGLGAGLAALIGSNLISRKASGLFMERGLVYPVGNDLPLHALDDFTTHHIPLSGENLRSALLASAAIPMVLGGVTDLAGAPQGVYRDGGMLDYHLDLPYRSEGIVLYPHFTDRVIPGWFDKPLRWRNGDPQKLSRTLLVSPSAEYLQALPNGKLPDRRDFKQFLNDDAGREASWRQAMAESERLGDEFLELVETGKWEERLKPVNS; this is translated from the coding sequence GTGGTTGCCATTCATACGTCATCGCCGGCACTGGCCATTCGCGCCGGCCGTGAGGCCATCGCCCATCTGCGCGAGCATGGGCTGCAACCCGAACACGTAGATATCATTCCCGGGGCGGCCGGTGGCCCGAAGGCGTTGGGCATCATTGGCCTGGACCGTGCTGTCTTTGGTGACTTCCTGCCCCGCGCGCCTCGCCCTCGCACGTTGATTGGCGCCTCGATTGGCAGCTGGCGTTTTGCGGCGATCACCATGTCGGAAGACCCGGTTGCCGGATTGCGGCGGCTGGCCGAGATCTATACCCGCCAGCGCTTTGACGGCAGCGACAGCCCGGCCCAGGTGTCCAGGCAGTGTGAACTGATGCTGGCAGAGCTGATTGGTGATCGAGATGCCAGGATTCTTGAGCACCCCCATTACCGACTGGCCATCGTAGTGATTCGTAGCCGAGGCTTGATGGCCCGTGAAGACAGCCTGGGGCTGGGTGCCGGGCTGGCGGCGTTGATTGGCAGCAACCTGATCAGCCGCAAGGCTTCGGGTCTGTTCATGGAGCGAGGGCTGGTGTATCCCGTCGGTAATGACCTGCCACTGCATGCACTCGATGATTTCACCACCCACCATATCCCGCTGAGTGGGGAGAACCTGCGCTCTGCCCTGCTGGCCAGTGCGGCTATCCCCATGGTGCTGGGCGGCGTGACCGATCTGGCCGGCGCCCCGCAGGGCGTGTACCGGGATGGCGGCATGCTCGATTACCATCTGGATCTGCCTTATCGAAGCGAAGGTATTGTGCTTTATCCCCACTTCACTGACCGGGTGATCCCTGGCTGGTTTGACAAGCCACTGCGCTGGCGCAACGGGGATCCGCAAAAACTGAGCCGTACCCTGCTGGTGTCGCCTTCCGCCGAGTACCTGCAGGCTCTGCCTAACGGCAAGCTTCCTGATCGCCGTGACTTCAAACAATTCCTCAACGATGATGCCGGCCGCGAAGCAAGCTGGCGCCAGGCCATGGCGGAAAGTGAAAGGCTGGGGGACGAGTTCCTGGAGCTGGTGGAAACCGGCAAATGGGAAGAACGGTTGAAGCCAGTGAACAGTTAA
- a CDS encoding alpha/beta fold hydrolase, whose amino-acid sequence MLHGLGMQGRDWLPFVLPFARRFQFFLPDLRGAGNSGKVRFNQDDVFHNHMEDMEDLVRYFGIEQCYLVGYSLGATTSLHWQAFGDFSPVTRYLHVDQAPCIANGDDWAHGLFGKQQSHFFSQLHDLLALLETAPEQGEVADLAVGLRERVLHGVVSILAQLSGSNRLKSAFDASTRWAGLWARLLPVSNVADLRAYLKAYLHIAHDYRPTARDFPVPATVLTGAQSPLYPAEGQAEFARLAGADHVVFPRSGHVPLVSQPVEFTRALGRFLNAE is encoded by the coding sequence ATGCTCCACGGGCTTGGCATGCAGGGCCGTGACTGGCTCCCCTTTGTGTTGCCTTTCGCGCGACGATTCCAGTTTTTTCTTCCGGATCTGCGTGGTGCCGGCAATTCCGGCAAGGTGCGCTTCAATCAGGACGATGTATTCCATAACCACATGGAAGATATGGAAGACCTGGTGCGCTACTTCGGCATTGAACAATGCTATCTGGTGGGCTATTCCCTTGGCGCCACCACCAGCCTGCACTGGCAGGCCTTCGGTGACTTTTCTCCTGTTACCCGTTACCTGCATGTGGACCAGGCGCCCTGTATTGCCAATGGCGATGACTGGGCCCATGGTCTGTTTGGCAAACAGCAGTCGCATTTTTTCAGCCAGCTGCACGACCTGCTGGCGTTGCTGGAAACCGCGCCCGAGCAGGGCGAGGTCGCCGATCTGGCGGTGGGCTTGCGTGAGCGTGTCTTGCACGGGGTGGTCTCTATCCTGGCTCAACTTTCCGGCAGCAACCGGTTGAAGTCCGCCTTCGATGCCAGCACTCGCTGGGCCGGGCTATGGGCACGACTGCTGCCGGTCTCCAATGTGGCCGACCTGCGCGCCTATCTGAAAGCCTACCTGCACATCGCCCATGATTATCGTCCTACTGCCCGTGATTTTCCGGTACCGGCCACAGTGCTGACGGGTGCCCAGTCGCCGCTCTACCCTGCGGAAGGGCAGGCCGAGTTTGCCCGGCTGGCCGGGGCTGATCATGTGGTATTCCCGCGCTCCGGGCATGTGCCGCTGGTGAGCCAGCCGGTGGAGTTTACTCGTGCATTGGGGCGCTTTCTGAACGCGGAGTAA
- the ppnP gene encoding pyrimidine/purine nucleoside phosphorylase, with protein sequence MFKVNEYFDAKVASIAFQTETKPATVGVMAPGDYEFGTSEHETMTVVSGALTIKLPGAADWQTFAAGESFEVEANCKFQVKVEVDTAYLCLYG encoded by the coding sequence ATGTTCAAGGTCAATGAATACTTCGATGCCAAGGTGGCATCCATCGCGTTTCAAACCGAAACCAAGCCGGCCACCGTGGGTGTCATGGCGCCAGGCGACTATGAGTTTGGCACCAGTGAGCACGAGACCATGACTGTGGTCAGCGGCGCCCTGACCATCAAGCTGCCGGGTGCGGCCGACTGGCAGACGTTTGCCGCCGGTGAGTCTTTCGAAGTGGAAGCCAACTGCAAGTTTCAGGTTAAGGTAGAAGTCGATACGGCTTACCTGTGTCTGTACGGCTGA
- a CDS encoding ankyrin repeat domain-containing protein, translated as MTRQPQPLRQLLLVGTLSLALGTTGCSSMKAVSAASQGDLATLQLLHGEGKNIHGKDLKMTTALYRAVEADQTEIVTFLLDNGADINASNGFSKRTALMSAVDTDNADMVKLLMERGADVNQGDRKDNTPLSLSIDANRGELAAMLLNQGANPDHAGQSTFTPLLTSLNSDNLALATLLLEAGADPDRVVDETGRPPIHVATEKQNLDMVDLLVSHGANLELVYSEGTPLLRATMLNQTELAEHLLAKGANAATTNSIGVPALYYALANNRPLAARLLQAGADANATTLAHSNQSLLEWAVAQNKRDTVILLLEQGATVTDSALHTAVSSTGIDVAVTAALLATGVNPDGALEHPNVAAAAKANHLAALGLLLAAGASPSPLASEQFNPPLMYAAENDNVAMIDMLLTAGAEVDQMSNKGYTSLYQAAYHGKGEALQRLIAAGGDPNSKNGDGPYTPVMSAADNGHKDILLQLITAGADVNVTTTDGYTALYYAAGSNHPDLVTMLMAAGANPEQGAGRYRWTPVHKAAQEGNYKVLENLLKYGANANARDTDGDTPMDLAMRKGYSETPRVLGSYGGKINNYTAPKQSSGDTFGKVFATAAIAGLASSADLPSYATADIMSATVKDIWIENGQGNNLAQMQQQYARGNFEIRDPLVKEVFSASLDAEKETARLKQQLAREQAAQRQYQQQQRREMEARQKAANAEQHRRQQLLVRQQQARAEQLARQQQLRQQQQQERERQQAARAAQQQAAVQVAYRSEPAAATSRRKPSARQASIQHGTMQSSDKLNCPSCKGTLTQRNVTIGECTLSSIKVAYDVGVFFGEPVVRGDYTWRAASGTPEDCLDSSFAIWLKIQNGGAHGYVKVDPVVPKAGRESFSGTAGSPNWDEFICGFNGKQKTECFAPEDAKTLLKKGRITSFTYSVQ; from the coding sequence ATGACAAGACAACCACAACCACTCCGCCAGTTACTGCTGGTGGGCACACTCTCTCTTGCCTTAGGCACCACCGGCTGTAGCAGCATGAAAGCCGTCAGCGCCGCCAGCCAGGGGGATCTGGCCACTCTGCAGTTGCTCCATGGAGAAGGAAAAAACATCCACGGCAAGGACCTGAAAATGACCACCGCCCTGTACCGGGCCGTGGAAGCAGATCAAACCGAAATCGTCACCTTCCTGCTGGATAACGGTGCCGATATTAACGCCAGTAATGGCTTTTCCAAACGCACTGCGCTGATGTCGGCGGTCGACACGGATAATGCCGACATGGTCAAGCTGCTGATGGAACGCGGCGCTGACGTCAATCAGGGCGACCGGAAGGACAATACTCCGCTTAGCCTGTCCATCGACGCAAATCGGGGCGAACTCGCAGCCATGCTTCTCAATCAGGGGGCGAACCCGGATCATGCCGGTCAAAGCACCTTCACGCCTCTGCTAACCAGCCTGAACAGTGACAACCTGGCTCTGGCCACCCTGCTTCTGGAGGCAGGAGCCGACCCTGACCGTGTTGTGGATGAAACAGGCCGTCCGCCAATTCATGTAGCCACCGAGAAACAGAATCTGGACATGGTCGATCTGCTGGTTAGTCACGGCGCCAATCTGGAGCTGGTGTATTCAGAGGGCACGCCTCTGTTGAGAGCCACCATGCTGAACCAGACCGAGCTGGCTGAACACCTGCTGGCCAAAGGAGCCAATGCCGCCACCACCAACAGTATCGGCGTGCCGGCTCTTTATTACGCACTGGCAAACAACCGTCCTCTGGCTGCCCGCCTTCTGCAAGCCGGGGCCGACGCCAATGCCACCACCCTCGCCCACTCAAATCAGTCATTGCTGGAATGGGCGGTTGCCCAGAACAAGCGCGACACTGTCATATTACTCCTTGAGCAGGGGGCTACCGTCACCGACAGCGCCCTTCACACTGCCGTCAGTAGCACCGGAATTGATGTGGCCGTGACCGCTGCCCTGCTGGCTACCGGCGTTAACCCGGATGGTGCGCTGGAGCATCCCAACGTCGCTGCCGCCGCGAAAGCCAATCACCTTGCCGCACTGGGTCTTTTGCTGGCAGCGGGTGCCAGCCCATCCCCCCTCGCTTCGGAACAGTTCAACCCGCCACTCATGTACGCAGCAGAAAACGACAATGTGGCCATGATAGATATGCTGCTCACCGCAGGGGCAGAGGTAGATCAAATGAGCAACAAAGGCTACACCAGCCTTTACCAGGCGGCCTATCACGGCAAAGGCGAGGCGCTCCAGCGTCTGATCGCAGCAGGCGGCGATCCCAACAGCAAAAATGGCGATGGCCCCTACACCCCAGTCATGAGCGCCGCAGATAATGGGCATAAAGATATTTTGCTTCAGCTGATCACCGCCGGGGCGGATGTGAACGTGACCACCACCGATGGGTACACAGCGCTTTACTATGCCGCCGGGAGTAACCATCCCGACCTGGTCACCATGCTGATGGCCGCTGGCGCCAACCCGGAACAGGGTGCTGGTCGCTACCGCTGGACTCCGGTCCACAAGGCAGCCCAGGAGGGTAACTACAAGGTTCTGGAGAACCTGCTCAAGTACGGCGCCAATGCCAATGCCCGTGACACCGACGGCGATACCCCCATGGATCTCGCCATGCGCAAAGGCTACAGCGAAACCCCCAGGGTACTTGGCAGCTACGGCGGAAAGATCAATAACTACACCGCCCCCAAGCAAAGCAGTGGCGACACCTTCGGCAAGGTATTTGCCACTGCCGCCATTGCCGGGTTGGCCAGCTCCGCTGATCTTCCCTCCTATGCAACCGCCGACATCATGAGTGCAACAGTGAAGGACATCTGGATCGAAAACGGCCAAGGCAACAATCTGGCCCAAATGCAGCAGCAGTACGCCAGAGGCAACTTCGAAATACGCGACCCTCTGGTCAAGGAAGTGTTCAGCGCCTCTCTGGATGCCGAAAAGGAAACCGCCCGCCTGAAGCAACAGCTGGCCCGTGAACAGGCAGCACAGCGTCAGTACCAACAGCAGCAGCGCCGCGAAATGGAAGCCCGCCAGAAAGCCGCCAACGCCGAACAGCATCGTCGCCAGCAGTTACTGGTTCGCCAGCAACAAGCGCGCGCGGAACAGCTGGCCCGCCAGCAACAATTGCGGCAACAACAGCAGCAGGAGCGCGAACGACAGCAAGCTGCCCGTGCAGCCCAGCAGCAAGCTGCCGTACAAGTGGCTTACCGCAGCGAACCAGCAGCAGCCACCTCGCGCCGCAAGCCCAGCGCCCGGCAGGCCAGCATCCAGCACGGCACCATGCAGTCCAGCGACAAGCTCAATTGCCCCAGCTGCAAAGGCACCCTGACTCAACGCAACGTCACCATCGGTGAATGCACCCTGTCTTCCATCAAAGTGGCCTATGACGTGGGCGTGTTCTTTGGCGAACCGGTAGTGCGGGGCGATTACACATGGCGCGCCGCATCAGGCACACCGGAAGACTGTCTGGACTCCTCCTTCGCCATCTGGCTGAAGATCCAGAATGGCGGCGCCCATGGCTACGTGAAGGTGGATCCGGTGGTACCCAAGGCCGGCCGGGAGAGTTTCTCCGGCACCGCCGGCAGCCCGAACTGGGACGAATTTATCTGTGGTTTCAATGGCAAGCAGAAGACCGAGTGCTTCGCACCTGAAGATGCCAAAACCCTGCTGAAAAAAGGCCGAATCACCAGCTTCACCTACTCGGTGCAGTAA
- a CDS encoding pirin family protein, producing MSNLNENGELVECPNQAGAPCLKQVSSRKSILGSGLPIIRHLPSREQRLIGPWCFLDHIGPTSLSVENAVDVGTHPHTGLQTVTWLFEGALLHKDSLGYEQVIEPGQLNLMTAGHGICHSEENPPGFSGPMHGLQFWIALPAEHEDTAPAFAHHTDLPRWEQAGIHITLVVGELDGKQSPAKVFSPLVGADIEAPNGGSLTLPVPSDFELGLCINEGSANLEGRMLEVGELYYLGQGREQLTLTLEPGSRVMLLGGEPLHQPVLLWWNFVGRDQARLESALADWNAWPNERFGDVAAYQGKPLKAPALDPQVRLKA from the coding sequence ATGAGCAATCTCAACGAGAACGGTGAACTGGTGGAATGCCCAAATCAGGCGGGCGCGCCCTGTCTGAAACAAGTTTCCTCCCGCAAGAGCATTCTTGGCAGTGGTCTGCCGATCATTCGTCATCTCCCCAGCCGCGAACAGCGCTTAATTGGCCCGTGGTGTTTCCTCGATCACATCGGCCCTACGTCGTTGAGCGTAGAGAACGCCGTAGACGTGGGCACCCATCCCCATACTGGATTGCAGACCGTCACCTGGCTATTTGAAGGTGCCCTGCTGCACAAAGACAGCCTGGGCTATGAACAGGTTATCGAGCCCGGCCAGCTCAACCTGATGACGGCAGGCCACGGTATCTGTCATTCCGAGGAAAACCCACCGGGGTTCAGTGGCCCCATGCACGGGCTACAGTTCTGGATCGCCTTGCCAGCAGAGCATGAGGATACCGCCCCAGCCTTTGCTCACCACACCGACCTGCCCCGCTGGGAGCAGGCCGGGATTCATATCACCCTGGTCGTTGGAGAACTGGACGGGAAGCAGTCACCTGCAAAAGTATTTTCACCACTGGTGGGCGCCGACATTGAGGCCCCCAACGGGGGCAGCCTTACCTTGCCGGTACCGTCAGACTTTGAACTGGGCCTGTGCATCAACGAAGGCAGCGCCAACCTGGAAGGACGCATGCTGGAAGTGGGTGAGCTCTACTATCTGGGGCAGGGCCGAGAACAACTGACCTTGACCCTGGAACCCGGCAGCCGGGTGATGCTGCTGGGCGGCGAGCCGCTGCATCAACCGGTATTGCTGTGGTGGAATTTCGTCGGTCGCGACCAGGCACGACTGGAGTCAGCACTGGCCGACTGGAACGCCTGGCCCAACGAACGGTTTGGCGACGTGGCCGCCTACCAGGGCAAGCCACTCAAGGCGCCCGCCCTCGATCCGCAGGTGCGGTTGAAGGCCTAA
- a CDS encoding DUF4397 domain-containing protein, translating into MQRWVVLAVLGSLALAACGGDDDELEQLLRERTGVFFHNQLIDDSGSGTEQADTTVDLIRGNNLSAPMIEGHPYSTTEQDGVGFKLDADSEKVLFDVNTSTATLVDDASFTLAAGANYTFLLSGKLAGAGEQAPRLKAFRQTPASVAPSQVRVRFIHALANDSSETVSVSVEGDTLVSALGYTGATAYFSGTPSLSGQLSAMVKVGNDASVLRTCSITTGNSYDVIIAHPAPDSTGIAVFCQKLAS; encoded by the coding sequence ATGCAGAGGTGGGTTGTGTTGGCTGTGCTCGGCAGTCTGGCGCTTGCGGCGTGCGGTGGGGATGACGATGAACTTGAGCAGCTCCTTCGTGAGCGCACTGGTGTTTTTTTTCACAATCAGTTGATTGATGACAGCGGCAGCGGGACGGAACAGGCAGATACCACTGTCGATCTGATCCGGGGCAATAATCTCTCAGCGCCCATGATTGAGGGCCACCCGTACTCGACGACAGAGCAGGATGGTGTTGGCTTCAAGCTGGATGCCGACTCAGAGAAAGTGCTGTTCGACGTGAATACCTCCACCGCCACGCTGGTGGATGATGCGAGTTTCACACTGGCTGCCGGCGCCAATTACACCTTTCTGCTGAGCGGCAAGTTGGCTGGCGCAGGTGAGCAGGCGCCTAGACTGAAAGCCTTTCGACAAACGCCGGCATCCGTCGCTCCATCACAGGTGCGCGTCCGCTTTATTCATGCGCTGGCTAATGATAGCAGCGAGACAGTTTCCGTCTCCGTAGAAGGCGATACGCTCGTGAGCGCGCTGGGCTATACCGGCGCAACAGCCTATTTCTCCGGTACTCCGTCTTTGTCCGGCCAACTCTCGGCGATGGTAAAGGTGGGCAACGATGCGTCAGTATTGCGGACTTGCAGCATTACTACCGGCAATAGCTATGACGTGATCATTGCGCACCCGGCACCTGACAGCACAGGCATTGCTGTGTTCTGCCAGAAGCTTGCCAGTTAG
- a CDS encoding class I SAM-dependent methyltransferase, which yields MNSSLRFWNRTAKRYALRPVADPGAYQKKLEVTQSYLRPDMNVLEFGCGTGTTAFHHAPSVQRYLGTDASPNMIEIARNKLAKKPVPQLDFEVATLSRLSGKEHFFDAVLGLNILHLMSDPEETVRQVFDLLKPGGIFVSNTACMQDTRPFLRPVAVSARLLGLAPYVNFLSRESVDLSLEMAGFELAYGWVPETSPDVYFSVAIKK from the coding sequence ATGAATTCATCTTTGAGGTTCTGGAATCGCACTGCAAAACGCTATGCGTTGCGCCCCGTGGCGGACCCGGGTGCTTACCAGAAAAAACTGGAGGTCACCCAGAGTTACCTCAGGCCGGACATGAATGTGTTGGAGTTTGGTTGCGGTACCGGGACCACCGCATTTCATCATGCGCCGTCGGTACAGCGTTACCTGGGTACCGATGCTTCGCCAAACATGATTGAAATTGCGCGAAACAAGCTGGCGAAAAAGCCTGTCCCGCAACTGGACTTTGAAGTCGCAACCCTGAGCCGGCTCAGCGGGAAAGAACATTTTTTCGATGCAGTTCTGGGTCTGAATATTCTGCACTTGATGTCTGATCCGGAAGAGACGGTGAGGCAAGTTTTCGACCTTCTCAAGCCTGGCGGAATTTTTGTCAGTAACACTGCCTGTATGCAGGATACACGCCCTTTTCTGCGGCCTGTCGCGGTGTCGGCCCGACTTCTTGGTCTCGCGCCGTATGTCAACTTCCTGTCTCGCGAAAGTGTGGACCTGAGCCTTGAGATGGCGGGCTTCGAGTTGGCATATGGATGGGTTCCAGAAACTAGTCCTGATGTGTATTTCTCGGTAGCAATAAAAAAGTAA
- a CDS encoding LysR family transcriptional regulator, giving the protein MDWQTLKFDWNRARAFLATAEEGSLSAAAKALDMSQPTLSRQVTALEEELGAILFERVGRGLTMTPTGLELLAYVKAMGEAASSLSLAATGRATSIEGEIIISASEVTAAYILPSILESLQQQYPGIQVSMVASNSASDLRRREADIAIRNFRPTEPNLIARKLGEFAATLYATPGYLKSLGNPLTPLELAHASFIGFSSGNEAFIQALNAHDIPLQDSNFAARSDSHVVQWEMVKRGIGIGVMPVELGHAEPKVKRVLPETLFRGDVWLASHRELRTNLRVRIVYDFLANALACHFDKARSFW; this is encoded by the coding sequence ATGGATTGGCAGACTCTGAAATTTGACTGGAACCGGGCAAGGGCGTTCTTGGCAACAGCAGAGGAAGGCTCTCTCTCTGCTGCCGCGAAAGCGCTCGACATGTCTCAACCCACGCTCAGCCGACAGGTCACCGCTCTGGAGGAAGAACTCGGAGCCATTCTGTTTGAACGTGTCGGACGGGGCCTGACGATGACTCCAACTGGCCTGGAATTATTGGCCTACGTGAAGGCCATGGGGGAAGCCGCTAGCAGCCTGTCACTGGCAGCAACAGGTCGTGCCACTTCCATTGAAGGGGAAATTATTATCTCAGCATCCGAGGTCACTGCCGCCTACATTCTTCCCTCGATTCTGGAAAGTTTGCAGCAACAGTATCCCGGCATTCAGGTCAGTATGGTCGCATCCAACAGCGCCAGCGACCTGCGCCGTCGTGAAGCCGATATTGCGATCCGCAATTTCCGCCCGACCGAACCCAATCTTATCGCACGTAAGCTCGGTGAGTTCGCGGCTACGCTTTATGCGACACCCGGCTATCTAAAAAGTCTCGGCAACCCCCTGACTCCCCTGGAGCTGGCGCATGCCAGCTTCATCGGGTTTTCTTCTGGTAATGAGGCCTTCATCCAGGCACTCAACGCCCATGATATCCCTCTACAGGACAGCAACTTTGCTGCCAGGTCGGACAGTCATGTGGTTCAGTGGGAGATGGTGAAGCGCGGCATCGGAATTGGCGTGATGCCTGTAGAACTGGGGCATGCGGAGCCAAAAGTGAAGCGAGTTCTGCCTGAGACGCTATTTCGGGGGGATGTGTGGCTCGCTTCTCACCGGGAACTGCGAACGAACCTGCGGGTGCGTATTGTATATGACTTTCTGGCCAACGCACTGGCATGTCATTTTGACAAGGCCCGTTCCTTTTGGTGA
- a CDS encoding DUF4397 domain-containing protein, which yields MILLRMVMAASIVGLSAFGCDEDEELFSDSARIYFHNQMTQTSGGSSNDVSVDLFVDDMNTALTRDRGYTETGSVSSNSIELDDDSESIAFDARGASSGSTLINGPINRTLVAGSHYTVVLMGDTTLGNQQLGTFRYQDVDVGTGQIRVRFINTLSRLSGDELSVSLPGGGQQLVSGLEFGEGSNYVSLSSGSSLQVDVNNSTQGVLIDTVSCSVSSGRSYDAIIAYTRFDSADDQISIYCQPYS from the coding sequence ATGATTCTTTTACGCATGGTAATGGCAGCATCCATTGTCGGCTTGTCCGCTTTTGGCTGTGATGAAGACGAGGAGCTGTTTTCAGATAGTGCACGTATTTACTTCCATAATCAGATGACTCAGACCTCCGGTGGCAGCAGCAACGATGTGAGCGTGGACCTGTTCGTGGACGACATGAATACGGCGTTAACCCGTGATCGTGGCTATACGGAAACCGGCAGCGTCAGCAGTAACAGTATTGAACTGGATGACGATAGTGAAAGCATCGCGTTTGATGCGCGTGGCGCCAGTTCCGGCAGTACCCTGATCAATGGCCCGATCAATCGTACCCTTGTGGCGGGCAGCCACTACACTGTGGTGCTGATGGGTGACACTACCCTGGGTAACCAGCAACTGGGCACTTTCCGTTACCAGGATGTGGACGTTGGCACGGGCCAGATCCGGGTGCGCTTCATCAACACTCTGTCACGGCTCTCTGGCGATGAACTTTCGGTGTCGTTGCCCGGCGGCGGCCAGCAACTGGTATCCGGTCTCGAGTTTGGTGAAGGCAGCAACTATGTCTCTTTATCTTCTGGAAGCAGCCTGCAGGTGGATGTGAATAACTCGACCCAGGGCGTGCTGATTGACACTGTTAGCTGTAGCGTCAGTAGCGGCCGCAGCTATGATGCCATCATTGCCTACACCCGCTTTGATAGCGCCGACGACCAGATCTCAATTTATTGCCAGCCTTACAGCTGA